The Candidatus Bathyarchaeia archaeon DNA window GGAACGAGTTTTCAGGAACAGCTCCTACCTAAATGCAAAATCAACGACTGGAACTACAACCCGCGTCAAAGACACAAGTCCCACAAGCGGCATGTGTCCCCTATGCATCCGTGACTGCCCAATACTCTGCGAAATAGGCTTGTCAGCATTTAGAGGAAGAGAGGCTCTCTATCCAGAACCAGTGCAATTCGGTTTCAGCACTGCCGGAGCCCTGAAAGACTTCGGCTTGGACTGGTCCCACTTTAACATACAGTCAAGCCTCTTTGAAGCTCACGGGATAAAGGAAGACCCAGATTTGGCGCTTTTCCCAAACGTGGACATAGAAACAAAAGTTGGAGGCATACCACTGAAAGTCCCCATACTATGTGGTGCTTTCGGCTCCACCGATGTTGCGAGGCTGAATTGGGAAGGCTTAGCCATAGGCACAGCCCTTTCAGGCGCCATGATAATCGTGGGCGAGAATGTTTGTGGCATGGACCCAGAGGCCCAATTCACAAACGGTAAAGTAACATACTCAAAGGAGCTGAAGCGCAGAGTCGACCTATTCAGAAAATTCTGGGATGGAAAATACGGTGAAATAGCTGTTCAGACAAATGTTGAAGACCAGAGGCTTGGCGTAGACGTTTACGCCATATCAAAGCTGGAAGTCAATGTTATAGAGAGAAAATGGGGACAAGGTGCAAAAGCCATAGGTGGCGAAGTCCGCGTAAGAGACCTTGAGAGGGCCATAATGCTAAAGAAAAGAGGTTACATAGTAATCCCAGACCCAGAAGACCCAGCAGTACAGCAAGCTTTCAAAGACGGCGTATTCAAGTCTTTTGAAAGGCACAGCAGAGTTGGCATACCAAAGGAGAAAAATGTCATAGAAGACGTAGAATGGCTAAGGAAACAAGGGGCAAAACATGTGACTCTAAAAACAGGCGCTTACAGGCCATCAGCAGTGGCATACACCTTGAAAATAGCTTCTGAGGCAAAAATTGATGCAGTATCCTTTGATGGGGCAGGTGGCGGCACCGGCATGAGCCCTGTCCCGATGATGGATGAAATGGGCATTCCAACAGTTTATCTAGAAGCCATCGTGCTTAAGTGCGCCCAAATATTGAAGAAGAAAGGCCGCTATGTGCCGGATATAATCATGGCTGGTGGTTTCATAAACGAAACTCAAATTTTCAAGGCAATAGCCATGAGCAACTTTGGAGATGGCCCATTTGTGAAAGCCGTTTTAATGGGCCGTTCTCCACTTACTGCTGTAATGAAGGCGAGTTACTTCAAGCAGTTGGCTGAAGAGGGAAAACTTCCAAAGGCTTTTGTTGACAAGTTTGGCGCAACTCCAGAGAAGTTCTTCATAGCTGTTCCAGAGCTAAAGGCAAAGTATGGAGAACGTTTCAAGGAAATCCCGTGGGAAGCTGTAGCCCTATACACTTACTTAACGGACCGCATAGGTGTTGGGCTAAAGCAACTATTGGCTGGCGCAAGGAAATGGCGACTAGACCTGATCAACAGAAACGACCTAATGAGCCTCTCGGAGCTTGCAGCCAAAGTAACCGGTATACCATTAGCCCACGAGGCAGA harbors:
- a CDS encoding glutamate synthase-related protein, which translates into the protein MTERVFRNSSYLNAKSTTGTTTRVKDTSPTSGMCPLCIRDCPILCEIGLSAFRGREALYPEPVQFGFSTAGALKDFGLDWSHFNIQSSLFEAHGIKEDPDLALFPNVDIETKVGGIPLKVPILCGAFGSTDVARLNWEGLAIGTALSGAMIIVGENVCGMDPEAQFTNGKVTYSKELKRRVDLFRKFWDGKYGEIAVQTNVEDQRLGVDVYAISKLEVNVIERKWGQGAKAIGGEVRVRDLERAIMLKKRGYIVIPDPEDPAVQQAFKDGVFKSFERHSRVGIPKEKNVIEDVEWLRKQGAKHVTLKTGAYRPSAVAYTLKIASEAKIDAVSFDGAGGGTGMSPVPMMDEMGIPTVYLEAIVLKCAQILKKKGRYVPDIIMAGGFINETQIFKAIAMSNFGDGPFVKAVLMGRSPLTAVMKASYFKQLAEEGKLPKAFVDKFGATPEKFFIAVPELKAKYGERFKEIPWEAVALYTYLTDRIGVGLKQLLAGARKWRLDLINRNDLMSLSELAAKVTGIPLAHEAEADAIERILD